ATGGCGTATTGGCAAAATCTAATTTATTATAGCAAGTAACATACATACAttttaaaagaaacaacaagAAATGAAAAGAAGTGTCTCATTAATATCATTTATTATAATGCTTGTTTAAACATTGTTAAattagtaaatattaatttaacagCCCGGAACGTCGTCTTTGTAGTTGCAGCTATCAATGGACATATCAAAAGCAAGTCCTTCGGGGCAATGAAACGTGAATACCCGATATTGTTCACCGATCACGTTCTGACAATAGTAGAACGTTGAACAGTCTTGCGGATTGAGAACGTATCCCTCGTGTGTACAGATAGAGTCTGATTTTGTAAGCGACTGTGTTGTACTAGCTGGCGTTGAAGTTGCCTGGGTCAGTACTGAAGTTGCATGCGCCGGTAAATTAGATTTAAGAGCTGGTACATTGTCTCTCAAAACGCTGTTCAAAGCAGTCAAAAGAGGATACTTCGAACCACAAGTACCACGGAAATCATCGGTATCGACGCTCCACAGCATAGCGCCGCCAAGACCCATAGAGTTGATATATTTGCCCTTCTCTAGAAGAGACCTGAAAATGAACACGAATGCACAAGTTCCTACGTTGCTCCCTCCTCTTGAAGATAAGAAGTAAAACACTCACGTAACATCATCGTATCCAACCCATTGATTGCCCTTGAAAGCGTAAGGCACGCGTTGATCTGGCTCACGGACAACGGTCCAGTCACCCTCGCGTAAATTCATGCAAATTTCGTTGTACCCTAACATACCCTCCTCCGTCGTATAAGGACCAGCAGTTCCAGGACCACTGGCTGGAGCACCTACTCCGTTATCATTAGCATTTGCTAGTGTAAAAGATCTACCATATGAGGGAACACCAAGCATGAGCTTCTCAGCTGGTGCACCATTCCGCAGCCAATAAGTAACCGATGCATTCTGAAAATTAAGGATATCGACGCGTGTACGTTCCGCAATGCCTCGTGCAACGTATGCAGGATCATTTCGTGTACCAATAATCATATACATACGACGTTGAGTTTAGCTTGGGAACCAGATTCTTTGGGCGAAGCGTACAAAGGAGCGTTGATGCCCACATTTCTGTTCCAGGAACCGTTAAAATCGTACGCCATAAGATTGATGAGATCAACGTGTTTCGATATTTCTGGGATGATGTAGGATTGAGAGGCAGACCCCTCGGCAGCAGCCACGGCCACGCTGAGGATGTaaccgtacttgttgaactcctGTTTGAGATCCTTCAACAGAGTCACGAAGTTTCCCCTATCGGATGGTTGACCGCCGCGTTGATTGGGATATTCCCAGTCGACGTCGAAGCCATCGAAGTCGTACTTTTTCAAGAAGTTCACCACATTCTGGACGAATCTAGCACGCAGAGTAGGATCACTGGCGACCTGAGAGTACTTGGAGGATCCCTCGTTCCAACCACCGATAGCGATCATCGCCTTGGTGCTTGGACTCGAGTGACGGAGCTCGGTGAATTTTCCGTAACCGTTTTTACCGCCACTGTCTGACAAGTCAGCCCATGGATCCAGAATTCTGACATCACCGTTGGTGGTGATACCAGCGAAAGTGTAGATCATGTGGGTACATAAACGCGGGTCGATGTCGGAGACCTGGAAGTTGCCCAGTCCATGACGGTAGACCGCCCAGCTACCAAAGTAACAGACGATCTTTCCTAGAGAGAAGGATCATTAGATATTATTGATGATATAAGCTGGTAAGGGGCACAATTTGATAGTTACTGTCGGCCGCAAGACTGATAGCAACGAACGCCAGGAAAGTAGCCAAATATACTGCTTTAAACATCTGAAAACGAATAATTCCTATAATGTAACAGAGAATATTAACATCATTTCTAAAGAGTGTCTACGTAAACACATGCGTAAGAAATCATCGTATAACGTGTTTAAAAAATTGCTATAATTCTCTAACAACGTGAGGGATCAGAACCGCGTACAACGATAAAGGAATTCCACTTGCACAAGGAGATTCTCATTTGTGTAAACACttcgataaaaatatattcattttTACGGAATAGTTTTTTGAGGAATTGGTCGAATTGTTTCATTTTTAAACGACCTATCGTCACATTTTGTACGAGTTATAAGCCTCGTATAACGCGATTTGTTATACCACGTAATATACCCCCAATATTATATGGAGGTGTACTGTATTTATTTActgcaattattttttttccttAGCAATGAACAACATATTTCTATAAGCTTATTCTACGGAATGTGAATTTCTTACCATAGCGATCAAGCTTCAATCTCTTCAAATTCTTTCTGACACTGTAACAATAATAGTTCATTCGTCTTACTTATATTCTCCTTATCTTTACTTATTTGCATTCGAATGTATCACCAAATTAAATGAATAATTTGTACGGACATATGTGGtaacattaaatatttatttagtatTAAACCGGTAACAACTACACAAGCCATACCAATTCTATGTCTCACAACTCTCAACGAACACTTGTACTTTTAATTAGGTCACAATTTACGTAATTTTAAGCAGCGTTTAAGCACCTACTAATTTTGTGCAAACTATATATAGTTACGCGTTAGACATTTTGAAAACATTTACGAAGATTTGTTGACAAGGTACATGACCttgtattaaaaattacaaatcttttTACGTTCTATATGCAATAATTATAAACAGTTTAGATTATGTATTAAATTTCAGCAGcccgaaactttgtttttgtaGTTGCAAGCAATGATCGATGGATCGAAAACAAGTCCAGCGGGACAATGGAAAGTGGAAACCAGATATTTATCGTCCACTTTCTGACAATAATGGAACGTTGAGCAGTCCTGCGGATTACGAACGTATCCTTCTTGTACGCAGACGGAATCTGATGGTGGAGCTGGCTCTGTAGATGCTGAAGTTGATCCTGTTGATCCTGTCGATCCTGTTGATCCTGTTGGTTCTGAAGGATTGGGATCGGGAACTACTGCATTGCCTCTCAAAACActgttcaaagcagtcagaagtGGATACTTCGAACCACAAGTACCACGGAAATCGTCGGTTTCAACGCTCCACATCATAGCACCGCCAAGACCCATAGAGTTTATATATTTGGCCTTCTCTAGAATAGACCTGAAAatgaacaagaatgcaaaagtttcTATGTTGCTCCCTCTTCTTGAAGATATGAAGTAAAACACTCACGTGACATCATCGTATCCAACCCATTGATTGCCCTTGAAAGCGTAAGGCACGCGTTGATCTGGCTCACGGACAACGGTCCAACCACCCCCGCGTAAATTCACGCAAATTTCGTTGTACCCTAACGAACCCTGCTCCCTCGTGTAAGGGCCAGCAATTCCAGGACCAGTGGCTAGAGCACCTATTCCATTATCATTAGCATTTGCTAGAGTAAAAGATCTACCATATGAGGGAACACCAAGCATGAGCTTCTCAGCTGGTGCGCCTTCAGATAGCCAATAACGTACCGCTGCATcctgaaataaaaatgtttttcatCAAGCCTTTACCGTACAATGCCGAAGCTAAACTTGTCACGAAGCCTCATACAATTAAAATCGACACATTATTATGAACATATTTGAAGAGACGCTTATACGTACTACGTTGAGTTTACGTAGGCCTGGAGATTCTTTGGTGGAAGCGTACAGAGGAGCGTTGATGCCCACGGATTTGTTCCAGGAACCGTTGAAGTCGTACGCCATAAGACTGATGAAATCAACGTATTTCGATATCTCTGGGATGATGTAGGATTGGGAGGCAGACCCTTCGGCAGCAGCCGCAGCCACGCCGAGGATGTAACCGTACTTGTCGAACTCCCGTCTAAGATCCCTCAACAGAGCCACGAAGTTTTCCTTATCGGATGGATAACCGCCGCGTTGATTGGGATATTCCCAGTCGACGTCGAAGCCATCGAAGTCGTACTTTTTCAAGAACTTCACCACATTCTGGACGAATCTACCACGCAGAGTAGAATCGCTGGCGACCTGAGAGTACTTGGAGGATCCCTCGTTCCAACCACCGATAGCGATCATCGCCTTGGTGCCTGCACTCAAGTGACGGAGCTCGGTGAACTTTCCATAACCATTTTTACCGCCACCGTCTGGCAAGTCGGCCCATGGATCCAGAATTTTAACATCACCGTTGGTGGTGATGCCGGTGAAGGTATAGATTATGTGTGTACATAAACGCGGATCGATATCGGAGACCTGGAAGTTGCCCAGTCCAGGACGGTAGACCGACCAGCTACCGAAGTAACAGACGATCTTTTCTGGAtaacgaaaataaattattgtatattgcaaagccGGTTCTAATCTTGGTAGCACTCCAGTTCAATGGGACTAATTATCAGTTTATATGGAAAATTACAACCAGAGACGATGTTGTTGTAAGCATCTTGTAAGTTTTTTAAATCGCCGTTCATCTCTCAAGTTGAAGTGTCCCTAAGTTTACCGTACTTATTGATTAGATAAACCGAATATCTATTGTGATCAGAGGGATTGATTTGGGATTACTTGCTTGCAAAGATTATCTGTGCCGATTAAATGTTTTAGTTCCACTACTATCAGTGATAATACGATACTTACTATCAGCCTGAACGCCTGCAGTCGCAAATGCCATTAAAGCGATTAAAATTGAGGCTTTAAACATCTGAAAACGTATAATTTTTATAGCGTATTAGAGATGTTAAAATTTTAGCGATTTAACTTGACTATTGAAACATCGAATAACTTAGCGTATATTATATTATGCATACAGCACCACGAACAAagcttaatatttttataaaacattTCGTCTTCGTTTTTGGTCctgttcgacgaacaaatatttcaaataataattataaatatcagAATAGTTTGCTGCATCGCAAGTTTCGTTCCGTAACAATCGACTAATGTTTACATATTACCTTGGTCTTGATGTTCTTGTTCTTGAAGTTCTCGCGACTTGGCAATGTACCGCGAACCGATGGCGTTTGATTTGAACCGAAATTTGTCGTGgccttttattaaaaatcgatttttatcAATTATATGCGTATAGGTAAAATATGTTATCGGCCTTACAAGTTTGACTCATACGGATGAAATACTTCTGCGAAGTGTTTAATACGCTTCTCGTTTGTTACAGATGTGCTCGACAGCCTCGACATTGCGTGTTACAATTTTGCAAGAAGGTGCGGTAGAAGCAAAGGTAAGTCAAATAAGATTTACGATATCACGATTAATATTAGCCGATATATAATATCTAATACGAAACTAACTGTGCGACGTCGAACGAAGAATATTCGAGCACACTACGATAAGAACTTACTCCAAACGTCTAACGTCTAAAATCACACTTTGAATCTCTGTTATTCCAAGGTTGCGCGATACCAATTTTATTGGATTCTTCAACGACGGAATGACAGATTTGTTCTCTCGGTAGTAGCGCGTTatcctagaggtaaaaatatcaTCTGTCTAGGactgtaataaaaataatgaataaagAAGGTCTTAAGAAGTACCAATGAATCAAAATATAtcttaattatattattattattgtattttatacTTGTCATTAAAGAatcatttttttaatgatatCTTCTCGTAATCATATATCATTTTGACagaactttttaaaaatttattttttatcttgCCATCTAAACTCGTACgattaatttgtttatatttctaCTCACCATTTCCACGAAACTAACGTGTTCCAAGATTGCAGGCGACTTTGTGTCTTGTAAGTGCACTGATTATCTCAAACTCGTTTATTAAATACAGTAGATAGTGACACAGAAGAACACACCTTCGCAAACCTCTTTGTTAACGCTGTGTGCGAAAACTGAGTTTTCCAATTGCAAACAATACCCCCTTATCGCGACGCTTTCACCCTTCTTTATGTACGTTATCGGGTGATTCAAAAATTTATCATTCGACATAACGTTGACGTTGATAAAAGACTTATCATCATTTCGTATTGATTGATTACGAATTCGACCGTGCGATAAAGTTAAATCGTACAATCGAGTTAGCTACTCAGATTTGAGAAGTTTTTATGTGAAATAAACGCAGAACAAATGGTCAAAACGGACTAGGACTGGGCTTACATTTTATACATATATGAAATACATGAGTTTTATACCTATTgatacataaaaaaatattaatatgtattttaaaatatataattttctgtTGTAAATGTGTACAAGTATAATTTCACATTGCTTTTTACAAGATAAAATTAGTATAAATTTATGTCTCTGGTAATATCTCTAGCACCCatcttttgaaaaattctacttcagGACTAGTTAATTCATGAACCGCATTATTTAATGGTATAAATTGGCCATTAACTCCGTGTTCTTTTAGATTAGAATAAGTTTCTTCTCCCCAATTTAATGGGACTAATTTATCAGCAGTGCCATGAAATTGTAGAAGTGGTGGTTTTGCTCCTGAATTTACTTTTAAAGCCTGTAATCAGAACCATATTGTAATTAATAAGAAAAAGGGAAAATTAGAAAAGACAATTTGTATCATATCCACCTCATACACTGATGAATGTCTATTGAGAAAGCTAGACATAGCAAAACATCCAGCTAATGGCAGTTTGAACCTATATGCCAGATGAAATGATAATGCACCTCCCATTGAAAAGCCACCAACAACAATTCTATTATATGGAATTCCATTAGAAACCTCTGTATCAATCAGTTGTAATACATTCTGACACATTGAATTTATAGATTCCATCTCTTCAGAAACATTAATGTTTATGCTCTTGCGGTTAAACCACACATTACTaagctaaaataaaaattattttatatccaTTATTATTGATTTTCTTTTTGTAAATAATGTCAGTCATATATTGTTGCATTACTATTCCATTGTTGGGTGTATAAGGTTGTGCAGGTGCAGAAGGATAATTAATCTTTATGtgtggaaattttaattcttctcTGTTCAAAATATCAACC
The Colletes latitarsis isolate SP2378_abdomen chromosome 14, iyColLati1, whole genome shotgun sequence DNA segment above includes these coding regions:
- the LOC143349786 gene encoding chitinase-3-like protein 1 → MFKAVYLATFLAFVAISLAADRKIVCYFGSWAVYRHGLGNFQVSDIDPRLCTHMIYTFAGITTNGDVRILDPWADLSDSGGKNGYGKFTELRHSSPSTKAMIAIGGWNEGSSKYSQVASDPTLRARFVQNVVNFLKKYDFDGFDVDWEYPNQRGGQPSDRGNFVTLLKDLKQEFNKYGYILSVAVAAAEGSASQSYIIPEISKHVDLINLMAYDFNGSWNRNVGINAPLYASPKESGSQAKLNVNASVTYWLRNGAPAEKLMLGVPSYGRSFTLANANDNGVGAPASGPGTAGPYTTEEGMLGYNEICMNLREGDWTVVREPDQRVPYAFKGNQWVGYDDVTSLLEKGKYINSMGLGGAMLWSVDTDDFRGTCGSKYPLLTALNSVLRDNVPALKSNLPAHATSVLTQATSTPASTTQSLTKSDSICTHEGYVLNPQDCSTFYYCQNVIGEQYRVFTFHCPEGLAFDMSIDSCNYKDDVPGC
- the LOC143349839 gene encoding chitinase-3-like protein 1 encodes the protein MFKASILIALMAFATAGVQADKKIVCYFGSWSVYRPGLGNFQVSDIDPRLCTHIIYTFTGITTNGDVKILDPWADLPDGGGKNGYGKFTELRHLSAGTKAMIAIGGWNEGSSKYSQVASDSTLRGRFVQNVVKFLKKYDFDGFDVDWEYPNQRGGYPSDKENFVALLRDLRREFDKYGYILGVAAAAAEGSASQSYIIPEISKYVDFISLMAYDFNGSWNKSVGINAPLYASTKESPGLRKLNVDAAVRYWLSEGAPAEKLMLGVPSYGRSFTLANANDNGIGALATGPGIAGPYTREQGSLGYNEICVNLRGGGWTVVREPDQRVPYAFKGNQWVGYDDVTSILEKAKYINSMGLGGAMMWSVETDDFRGTCGSKYPLLTALNSVLRGNAVVPDPNPSEPTGSTGSTGSTGSTSASTEPAPPSDSVCVQEGYVRNPQDCSTFHYCQKVDDKYLVSTFHCPAGLVFDPSIIACNYKNKVSGC
- the LOC143349824 gene encoding lysophospholipase-like protein 1, with translation MSATIPKITIVNATKAPTASLFFFHGSGSSGNDVKHWVDILNREELKFPHIKINYPSAPAQPYTPNNGILSNVWFNRKSININVSEEMESINSMCQNVLQLIDTEVSNGIPYNRIVVGGFSMGGALSFHLAYRFKLPLAGCFAMSSFLNRHSSVYEALKVNSGAKPPLLQFHGTADKLVPLNWGEETYSNLKEHGVNGQFIPLNNAVHELTSPEVEFFKRWVLEILPET